The genomic interval CCAGAGAGAGGCAGAAACCACGTAATATAATCCTGACCGTCCGATGCGTCGCGGCCGTCTCAGATCAATAGATCATCGTCGTGGAGCGCGCCCATGCATGTCCGTGCCACGATCGCACGTGCGCTAGCTAGATTTGCTAGCTGCTGCTCtgatgatctgatctgatctgatcgatctctctcctgaTGACTCCTGTTGACGCATGTGTCGAACCGGAGTATATGATGGCGTTGATTGCACTCTCAGTTTCCTGTTCTTGTGATGGAtaataaaaaattacatattttcttCCACTCATCCATTGTTGCAATATAATACTACTCTCAATGCCATTACGATGGAGggttcgatcgcgagccttcGAGGTTATAGATACCACTAACTTCGTCTTAAAATGTAAACATTTTTaattataaatctagataaaaatagctaaaaatacttatattttagaccAGAGGTAGTACTATGCTTTTACTGTACGTAGTTTTTGGATGACCGGCGCTTGTGTAGGTACCGACGTTGATCTGAAACATTCATATTAACTGCTGCACGACCTAGCGACAAAAACTAATTAAGCcctgttttttttatatgcacACAGTAGAAATCAATCCATAGGAAATTTCTGCGTACGGAAATATGTCGCAAACGCAAGTACTACTCATGCGCGCTAGTACTCTCTATCAATGATAGCTTTGCTATTAGCTAGCCACTGTGTACGCtggaatgcatgcatgcatatgcacacGCCAATGATGTTCTGTTAGCAAGTCGATCTAGCCAGCATTTCTACTGCATCTAgggatatatgcatgcatgtacgcgATCGAGCATGAACCTGCCGAACTTAACagtccattaattaattaggtttgGACTGCCAATGACCTGCCGACGCATGCAGATGAGTAAGTAGATGCCATGAAATCGAACACGATCGACgactgaatctctgaatatgtATCGCACAAACAGGAGACATGATACCGACGTACACTCCGATCAGTTCCTCTCCAAATACAATAATTCCCCACGTACGTACAATACTATTTACTCGCGATCAattactactgctgctgctaataACTTGATGATAGTACTGTACGAACGACGACTGGTGTGTGCAGTGCAGGAGTAGGAGAGCTCAATTATACTCGAGAGACAATAAATTCGGAGGAGTGGCTAGTTACTTGTCGCCGTTGCTGCACACACTGCATGCACAGCGTACAGCGCTAGCTAGCTCTATAGCTACCGGGTGTGGCCGGCCGGTCAGAGGCTTAAGTTGGGTTGCCGTATTTAAGGCTGCGATAACTACGGCCCCCCGTACGCGTACGTGCACCGGCCGGCCGCGCTCGTCGACGGCGCGCGTACACTgacccccgccgcccgccgtaaCTTCGTCGGCGAACGGAGCCGGCCGACTAGCACCGGATATTAAGATTTTCTGACGAGGTCACTGGCATGTAAATCCTCTATTTTATCAGTAACTCAAAATTAAGGAGAagtaattaaattttagatgaTCTCCTTCTTCGCCGGCACCTCCTACGGACCTGCAATGTGTGCCTGCGCCGCACTGTTGATACGGACGCGACTAGTGACTGTGAATCGATCAATCGAGTGCTTGCAGTTGCAGCAGCGGATAATGCATGGAATACAcgcatgcatcgatcgatcaccctCACACCCACTCTCTCTGGCTCGCCTATATCTATATCGATTGTACATCCTGGCGTATCAACATGCGTGGGCGTATAATGTGGAGCACAGTGTATAAtgtatagtactagtatttgTCTAGTAGACTACGTCTATACTAGTTACTCTGCTGAGTACTACTGTTACTGTTGATCGATGGTTGAGATGCCGTTTTGCCCCTATGTTGTTACGCTAACGCACTGTTTGTGTCACTGTTATCAGGCCCGACTAGCTAGTTAAAGTATATAGACGTATATGTGCATCTACTTTGGCGTGCCAATTAATCCACCCGTGTCCGTGTCCGTTTTTATGCTGCACAGTTTATTTACTGTCAAGTGTATCTGTCAGCTGTAACGCTAGCTTAATACAGTTCCCCTACTAAATCAGTTTTTATTGAGACCCGACCAAATCAGTTAAGACTTTTAAGTTGCCAAATCAGTTAAGACTTCTGAGTTAGGCAGGGCGCGCCTCGGTAGTTCTGTTCTGTACACGCCGAGTCGctggaatttttttcatttttaaatttttatttttttaatatttacagaaatattgtaccatccaaaatatttacagaaatggCCCCTGCCGCTCAAGTGGAGGGCGTCAAGGTGTGCACATGTTGCACtgaggtcccttgccgccctctacaAGGGTTGCAAGGGGGCAAATGTAATTTCACTATgccaaaaatgtatttttctagtttttttttcatcttatcCGTCCCTCATATCACCCTGCCGCCCTCCCCGAGGGCTGCAGGGTCtacttctgtaaatattttcaccggtacaatatttctgtaaatattaaaaaaataaaaattttaaaatgaaaaaaattcgagTCGCTGACCGTCTCGTACTTTCGCTCGGCCTGTTTGACATCCACTGGCATTCTACACGGGCTCATTTTCCGGCCCAGCTAGGACGGTGCGTTTGGACGGGCCCGGCTTAGAGTTTTGGGCTGGCCCGTTTGGCCCGCACGAGTCGTGGTCCGTTTTGGCACGAGGGTTTtgagtttattttctttttcatggtATATATATCTTGCTGGCTGAAAAATATGTGCTGGGGTCAGCCATCGGAAGAAAAGATCAACTTGGTCGAGTAGGCTGCTGCGATTGTAGTACACGCAAGCAGCATCTCTGGAAACGAAGAAACTGTCGTCTTACGGCGGTTACAGCTGAAAACCAACTGTTTTTGAAAGAAATTCATGAGAATTCAAACATGAACATGTAACGTTTCGTATGGTTCATAGATAGAGTCAACGCCCGGACTCCCCAAGGTTGAACGTATTCTCACTCTATTACATCGACCTaccaactcttttttttattataaaaaaaacaaaaacaaaagcttCGAAACGCAAAAGTCGCCTCTTTCCTTCTCCGTTCAAAGCAAGCCCACCTCGTTCCTCCTCCTTTACACCTTCCTCTTTTCCATCATCTGCACGCGTTCGTCCAAACTCCGAAACAAGAAAGCTCAAACTCGATTTCGAAATTTTCGAAGCCCCAATTCTCTCCTCCCACACGCGGAATCGATCAGCGCAGCGCAGGGTAGGCTAGGCGTCGGCGTGCTGTGATGGCGCCGGTGGTGTCGGCGCTGGCCAAGTACAAGCTGGTGTTCCTCGGCGACCAGGCGGTGGGGAAGACGGCCATCATCACCCGCTTCATGTACGACAAGTTCGACGCCACCTACCAGGTTCGTTGATGTCGCGCGCGtccccgatcgatcgatcttacGCGCTGGAGAGAgttccagttttttttcttttttgggcaAGGTTTGTTCGATGAATTTGATGGTGTTCATGttgttgcggcggcggcggcggcgtgcaggcgACGATCGGGATCGATTTCCTCTCCAAGACGATGTACCTCGAGGACCGAACCGTACGGCTGCAGCTTTGGTATCTGAGATTCTGAGAActctctctctttgtttttCCCCTATCATCATACTCTGCTTATCAAGCTTGTCCTGCTTACGAGAATTCAGTTGGTGCAGCTTAGCTGCTGTTACTTGTCCGATCACCGATTTTACTCTGCACAACCTGCTTTATTACCATATAATCCTAGTGCCTACTAGTTTCGAAGTCTTGATTTTTAGTCTCAGTTCCACCCTCAATTACGTTGATTTCGTTTTGCTGATGGAGGCAATATTAATGCTCAATTGTTGCCCTTTTTTTATCCTTTCCTGGTGAACTGAAATCACGCGCACAAGACAATTCAGCTAGTGAAAACTGGGAGGTTTTCAGCTAGTAAAAACCGGGAGAGTTTTATGGTGATGATAATGTGCAGGGATACAGCTGGGCAGGAGAGGTTCCGGAGCTTGATCCCAAGTTACATCAGGGATTCTTCTGTGGCAGTGATCGTTTACGATGTGACTGGCAAGTTAACTTCATCTACACCCTTTTCTCTCTGCTGTTGTAACTAGAAAGAATTTGTGATCCTTTGCCCTCCAGTGCTCTTGTAAACTACAGTGCTTTTGCTCTAACAAGGTTGGCACCTATTCTGAACATGTCACCGAATCAGGAATTGGCGAATTgccgatacccttggaatacaaATTTATcagaaaatataatataatccactgtatatttgttttgtggtCTCATATCGTCCTTGTTTTCAGACAGGCAGTCCTTTTTGAGTATATCGAAGTGGATTGAAGAGGTAAATACACAACGAGGCGGAGATGTGATCATCGTCCTTGTTGGAAATAAAACAGACCTTGTTGACAAGAGGTTAGTATCTGTCGGTATTTAGTTCTTAAATCAGCAGTTCATTAAGTTTACATAAAAGTACCAGCTGCTCCCAAAATTAAATAGATCCTCTGTTCTGTTCTGATGGATAGTATTCACTGATCAAATGAAATAACGATATAACTCTGTCTTCAATTTGACAATTTTAATTCAATCTTCTGGTCTTGGTAATGTCCACACGTCAACAAAGTACGAAATATCATTTtggctaatactccctccatttttaaaATACAAAACACTGTTGAGTTTTTGACATATGTTCACCATTAGTTTATTCAAaagaaattatataattatcatttattttataacttgatttatggtcaaatgtttttttaaagcaTAACtcgaatttttttatattttcacaaaaaaaatttgaataatgacttgatttatcgttaaatattttttaagtatgacttaattttttattaaaaatgaaTAATGACTTGATTTATGGTTAAATGTTATTTAAGCatgacttgattttttttattttttttaaaaaaattgaataagacgaaagataattatttttttttgaaaaaaacgaacagtcaaaagtatataaaaagtcaacggtgtgatatattaaaaaattaaggtATATCAGTTAACCTACTCCTTTCTGTCGATTGGAATGTCAACAGGCAAATATCCACTGACGAAGGAGAAGCCAAGGCACAGGAGCACGGCGCCATGTTCATGGAAACCAGCGCAAAAGCTGGATTCAACATCAAGGTCTCCAGCCTTTACTTTGTTTCACTTTGACAAGCAAATCTACCACTGTTCTTGTCCATCATTGCTCAAAACACCTGATGGTAACTGATTGAAAACTTGAACCACAGCCACTGTTTCGCAAGATCGCTGCATCGCTGCCTGGAATGGAGGCGCTCTCATCGGCAAAGCAGGAAGACATGGTGGACATAAACCTACGGCCTGCTGCCTCCGGGCAAATACCTTCAGGGGCAGAAGCACAAGAAGAACAGAAAGCAGGCGGTTGTTCCTGCTGAGAGTTTTGTATTCAGGGAAATCGAGGtcgcttcagagttcagacttcaaATTAGTACACACAGTGAATTTCAGGTAGCTTGGATTGTCAGTGCCGATTCGAGTATAGAGAATATTTATGTGTAATTTTTAACAGCGGCATCTAGGTTTGAAACAGACAAAAATTCCCTGAAGTTTCTTTGTTTTATACCGCATAATCTATGGCCAAAGCACCCCAAAAagggtaaaataaaataaaaatcgccgttgccggggatcgAACCCGGGTCACCCGCGTGACAGGCGGGAATACTCACCACTATACTACAACGACATTATGTGCCGTACAAAGAACTGTTTAGTAATTGTCCttaatttgggaaaaaaataaacatgcttATATAGAAAACCTATCTGTAATTCTGTACTgaagttttttaaaaagtaaatttcagaGAACCTATAAGTTGTGCCAAAAGTTTAAAATACCATATATATTAGGATATATTATGATTTGTGGCAACCATAAACGGATAGCTACATATAAAATCAAACTAAAGTGAGTATTCTCTATAACAAAAAAGTGGGCAACAAATTTAACATAACTCTAAATGGTTAGTTGCGTATAAAATCAAACTAAAGTGAGTATTCTCTATAACAAAAAGAGGTCAACAAATTTAACATTACATACCAACTAACTATAAATGGATAGTTACATATAAAATCAAACTAAGGTGAGTATTCTCTATAACAAAAAGACGGAAACAAATTTCATGAAAattatgattttatttattttaggcaatactatgatattttttttccttctagcCGTATCAAAGCACAAGAACTTAGCTTTAGGATTATGAAATAATATTTCATTTAAATCTCAATTAGTTTTAGGATATATGAAACAATACTTTTTAAAGTAGTGAAGAGTCGTTAAAAACCAACTGCCTTAATCAAGAAatgaataattaaaattttcataaacactttatattttcaaattttaagtaaaCAGCTACTGTACTTTACATGTATTGGGGTGGGCCATAATATATAGGGTCATACACCACTAGTCATATTATTTAGGGTGCTATGTAACTATTGACTATAAAACATGGGTTCTCTAAAATATATtcattcattaattaattattttgtgatgTGCTTGACTTGAAAATATCTCActacattttatttattaactaTTTGTGCTCCTCCCATCAGCGACTCCATGGCCCAATGGATAAGGCGCTGGTCTACGGAACCAGAGATTCTGTGGGTTCGATCCCCAGTGGAGTCGTTCTTCTTTTTATTCACTCtctttatctgtttttttttaaaaaaaaaaaatttctgttGTCAACACTTTACATTGTAAGCATTGCCTTTGCATCCAAAGTAGGTGGTTGACTATACACAAAGCACACGAAAGTCACGTTCATCTTGGATTCATTTCCCCATCTATGGCGTGTTtagattaaaaaacttttagccaaaaagtcacatcaaatatttgacaCATGTATGGGATATTAAATGTGGGAGAAAAAGCCAATTGCACAGTTCGCATGTAATTGTGAGACGACGCCATCATTTCATAatatgatgctatagtaaacatttgctaataacaaattaattaggcttaataaattcgtcttgcagtttacaagcggaatctgtaatttgttttgttattagtctacgtttaatacttcaaatgtgtgtctatatactttaaaaactttacgCCAAAAAAactagggaaaattggaaccatgccattataattttgcaaagttaattaactttgcaaaattataatggcatggttccaattttccaaaaaaaaaaaaaactaaacacaccctatatgcATCAGCCGGCTAAAATGCCAATTCAAAGGGATACCAGAGTGAAACAGTCATGACTCCGTGAGCGTCAGGATTCAGGGTACCTTTGCATAGCAAGAAGTCGTACTTACACATAAAACAAATGCCAAGTCAAAGGGATACCAGAGTGAAACAGTCATGACTCCATGAGCGTCAGGATTCAGGATTTCAGGGTACCTTTGCATAGCAAGAAGTCGTACTTACTCACAAAACACTACTTACACACAAAACACCAGAAGTACGTTCGACGAGAGTGAAGCATGCCAATTTCTCCGACCCACACAACATTTCCAACGATGACTTGAGATGTTTTGGAAAGTGTACTCTTACCAAAACGCATAATTTTAGT from Oryza glaberrima chromosome 3, OglaRS2, whole genome shotgun sequence carries:
- the LOC127765903 gene encoding ras-related protein RABH1e-like — encoded protein: MAPVVSALAKYKLVFLGDQAVGKTAIITRFMYDKFDATYQATIGIDFLSKTMYLEDRTVRLQLWDTAGQERFRSLIPSYIRDSSVAVIVYDVTGKQSFLSISKWIEEVNTQRGGDVIIVLVGNKTDLVDKRQISTDEGEAKAQEHGAMFMETSAKAGFNIKPLFRKIAASLPGMEALSSAKQEDMVDINLRPAASGQIPSGAEAQEEQKAGGCSC